The following are encoded in a window of Flavobacterium psychrotrophum genomic DNA:
- a CDS encoding aldo/keto reductase gives MSVTLSPIIAGAMNWGEWQAKFSPVQMAAIINDCISYGITTFDHADIYGGYTTEADFGKGFAQSGVNREDIQLISKCGIQHTLGNRENKVKHYNYSKEYIIWSAENSLRFLQTDYLDVLLLHRPSPLMQPDEIAEAVEKLKNEGKIKAFGLSNFTNSQTDLISSRTEVFCNQVEFSATHIDAMLDGSFDYMQVHNIKPLAWSPVGSVFKENNDQTARLRKLLVEFEEKYNATADVILLAWILQHPAGIIPISGSCNTTRLKNQAKATEIKLELMDWFAIWTESAGHKVP, from the coding sequence ATGTCAGTAACACTTTCTCCCATTATTGCGGGAGCCATGAACTGGGGCGAATGGCAGGCAAAATTTAGCCCTGTTCAAATGGCCGCCATTATAAACGACTGCATAAGCTATGGCATTACCACTTTTGACCATGCTGATATTTACGGAGGTTATACCACCGAGGCCGATTTTGGCAAGGGCTTTGCGCAAAGCGGCGTAAACAGGGAGGATATACAGCTGATAAGCAAATGCGGCATACAGCATACCCTGGGCAATCGTGAGAATAAGGTAAAACATTACAATTACAGCAAAGAGTACATTATTTGGAGTGCAGAGAACTCTCTGAGATTTCTACAGACAGATTACCTTGATGTACTGCTCCTGCACAGGCCAAGCCCACTAATGCAACCAGATGAGATTGCCGAAGCTGTAGAGAAACTAAAAAACGAAGGCAAGATAAAAGCTTTTGGCCTGAGTAACTTTACCAACTCTCAAACCGACCTTATAAGCAGCCGTACCGAGGTATTTTGTAACCAGGTAGAATTTAGCGCCACGCACATTGACGCAATGCTCGACGGCAGCTTTGACTATATGCAGGTACATAACATAAAGCCACTGGCATGGAGCCCTGTAGGCAGTGTGTTTAAAGAAAACAATGATCAAACCGCAAGGCTGCGTAAGCTACTTGTAGAATTTGAAGAAAAATACAACGCCACTGCCGATGTGATACTCCTGGCATGGATACTACAACACCCTGCGGGCATTATACCGATATCAGGGTCTTGTAACACCACAAGGCTTAAGAACCAGGCAAAAGCTACTGAAATTAAACTGGAACTTATGGACTGGTTTGCCATCTGGACGGAGAGCGCAGGGCATAAGGTACCGTAG
- a CDS encoding SDR family NAD(P)-dependent oxidoreductase translates to MKKTALITGATSGIGRATARLLAQNNFRLVICGRREDRLAELQDEFSALTQVQTLNFDVRKKKDVAKAIASLPADFLTIDVLINNAGNAHGLDPIENGDVDDWDAMIDINVKGLLYVSKAIIPGMVERKSGHIINIGSIAGKEVYANGNVYCASKHAVDAINQGMRMDLNQYGIRVGAINPGMVDTEFSEVRFKGDSQRAESVYQGLEPLHAEDIADIIHFVVTRPYHVNIADLLVLPTAQASATIVNKKV, encoded by the coding sequence ATGAAAAAAACAGCATTAATAACAGGGGCTACCAGTGGCATAGGCAGGGCTACAGCACGCCTGCTGGCACAAAATAATTTCAGGCTGGTTATTTGCGGCCGCCGCGAAGACCGCCTTGCAGAACTTCAGGATGAGTTTTCGGCTCTTACACAAGTACAGACATTAAACTTTGATGTGCGTAAAAAGAAGGACGTTGCTAAAGCCATAGCATCGTTACCGGCAGATTTCCTTACCATAGACGTACTGATAAATAATGCCGGTAATGCCCACGGCCTTGACCCAATAGAAAACGGCGATGTAGACGACTGGGATGCCATGATAGACATTAACGTAAAGGGGCTGCTGTATGTTAGCAAGGCCATTATACCGGGTATGGTTGAGCGAAAAAGCGGCCACATCATTAACATAGGCTCTATAGCTGGAAAAGAGGTGTATGCAAACGGAAACGTATACTGTGCCTCTAAGCACGCGGTAGACGCCATTAACCAGGGTATGCGTATGGACCTGAACCAATATGGCATTCGCGTAGGCGCCATTAACCCCGGTATGGTAGATACCGAGTTTAGCGAAGTGCGATTTAAAGGCGACAGCCAGCGTGCCGAAAGCGTGTATCAGGGGCTTGAGCCATTACATGCCGAAGACATTGCAGACATTATACACTTTGTGGTAACACGCCCGTATCATGTAAACATTGCCGACCTGCTGG